Proteins encoded by one window of Symbiobacterium terraclitae:
- a CDS encoding PaaI family thioesterase, whose amino-acid sequence MSESFVSERDHLQGLHWQCFGCGQENRLGLRLNIRLVGDRTECTFTPIAEFQGPPGVTHSGVIAAVLDEVMSQLIYAQLQLAVTRKIEVTYRRPLRVGQTYYFTAWIAKQNTRIIAAKAEARDAEGNQVARARGIFAPMDEERVARFLDKE is encoded by the coding sequence ATGAGCGAGTCCTTTGTCTCCGAGCGTGACCACCTTCAGGGGTTGCACTGGCAGTGCTTCGGATGCGGTCAGGAGAACCGTCTCGGGCTGCGCCTGAACATCCGGCTGGTGGGCGACAGGACCGAGTGCACGTTTACCCCCATCGCCGAGTTTCAGGGGCCGCCCGGCGTGACCCACAGCGGCGTCATCGCCGCGGTCCTCGACGAGGTCATGAGCCAGCTGATCTATGCGCAGCTGCAGCTGGCCGTCACCCGCAAGATCGAGGTCACCTACCGGCGCCCGCTGCGGGTGGGCCAGACCTACTACTTCACCGCCTGGATCGCCAAGCAGAACACGCGCATCATCGCCGCCAAGGCCGAGGCCCGGGACGCGGAGGGCAACCAGGTCGCACGGGCCCGGGGCATCTTCGCTCCCATGGACGAAGAGCGGGTGGCCAGGTTCCTCGACAAGGAGTAA
- a CDS encoding GNAT family N-acetyltransferase, translated as MLQLITERLRLRPLDAEDEGGVQALAADERVAAHSLSMPDPLPDGGAVAWIAEQQQGWEAGTSYGFAVYTAEPRAFVGVVTLKVSQRAGRAELGYAIMPDAWGRGYATEAAREVLRFAFEGLHLRRVTAACLAGNRASIRVLEKLGFRLEARLEPEEPGSGSGLSMLFYGLMLEEYLGRRGEAAHTDGQPQ; from the coding sequence ATGCTACAGCTCATCACGGAACGACTTCGCCTCCGCCCCCTGGATGCCGAGGACGAGGGCGGCGTGCAAGCCCTTGCCGCCGACGAGCGCGTCGCCGCCCACAGCCTGAGCATGCCCGATCCCCTGCCCGACGGCGGGGCTGTGGCCTGGATCGCCGAGCAGCAGCAGGGCTGGGAGGCCGGCACCAGCTACGGCTTCGCCGTCTACACAGCAGAGCCCCGCGCCTTCGTCGGCGTCGTGACCCTGAAGGTCAGCCAGCGGGCCGGACGGGCGGAGCTCGGATACGCCATCATGCCCGATGCCTGGGGCCGGGGCTACGCGACCGAGGCGGCCCGGGAGGTGCTCCGGTTCGCCTTTGAGGGCCTTCACCTCCGGCGCGTCACCGCCGCCTGCCTGGCCGGCAACCGGGCCTCGATCAGGGTCCTGGAGAAACTTGGCTTCCGGCTGGAGGCGCGCCTCGAACCGGAGGAACCCGGCAGCGGCTCCGGACTTAGTATGCTCTTCTATGGCCTCATGCTTGAGGAGTATCTGGGCCGCCGCGGCGAGGCCGCCCACACAGACGGGCAACCGCAATAG